The Desmodus rotundus isolate HL8 chromosome 3, HLdesRot8A.1, whole genome shotgun sequence genome includes a region encoding these proteins:
- the SESN2 gene encoding sestrin-2, giving the protein MIVADSECRAELKGYLPFSRGGGGGGPGAEEEQRERRVRGGPRGPSAFIPVEEVLQEGAESPEQNLGLEALMSSGRVDNLALVMGLHPDYLVRFWRLHYLLLHTDGPLASSWRHYIAIMAAARHQCSYLVGSHMAEFLQTGGDPEWLLGLHRAPEKLRKLNEINKLLAHRPWLITKEHIQALLKTGEHSWSLAELIQALVLLTHCHSLASFVFGCGILPEGDPEGSPAPQAPSPPSEQSSPPSRDSLNSSGGFEAARDVEALMERMRQLQESLLRDEGASQEEMESRFELEKSESLLVTPSADILEPSPHPDMLCFVEDPTFGYEDFTRRGTQAPPTFRAQDYTWEDHGYSLIQRLYPEGGQLLDEKFQAAYSLTYNTMAMHSGVDTSMLRRAIWNYIHCVFGIRYDDYDYGEVNQLLERNLKIYIKTVACYPEKTTRRMYSLFWKHFRHSEKVHVNLLLLEARMQAALLYALRAITRYMT; this is encoded by the exons ATGATCGTTGCGGACTCTGAATGCCGCGCGGAGCTTAAGGGCTACCTGCCGTTCTcccggggcggcggcggcggcggccctgGGGCCGAAGAG gagcagagggagaggcgGGTGCGGGGAGGCCCTCGGGGGCCCAGCGCCTTCATCCCAGTGGAGGAG GTCCTTCAGGAGGGAGCTGAGAGCCCCGAGCAGAACCTGGGACTGGAGGCACTGATGTCCTCTGGGCGGGTGGACAACCTGGCCTTGGTAATGGGCCTGCACCCCGACTACCTTGTCAGATTCTGGCGCCTGCACTACCTGCTGCTGCACACAGACGGGCCCCTGGCCAGCTCCTGGCGCCACTACATCGCCATCATG GCTGCCGCCCGCCACCAGTGTTCCTACCTGGTGGGCTCCCACATGGCCGAGTTTCTGCAGACAGGTGGTGACCCTGAATGGCTGCTTGGCCTGCACCGTGCCCCTGAGAAGCTGCGCAAGCTCAACGAGATCAACAAGTTGCTGGCACATCGGCCATGGCTTATCACCAAGGAGCATATCCAG GCCTTGCTGAAGACAGGCGAGCATAGCTGGTCCCTGGCTGAGCTCATCCAGgccctggtcctgctcacccacTGTCACTCACTGGCCTCCTTTGTGTTTGGCTGTGGCATCCTCCCTGAGGGGGATCCAGagggcagccctgccccccaggcacCTTCACCTCCCAGCGAGCAAAGCAGCCCCCCCAGCAGGGACTCACTGAACAGTTCTGGG GGCTTCGAGGCTGCCCGAGACGTGGAGGCTTTGATGGAACGCATGAGGCAGCTTCAGGAGAGCCTGTTGCGGGACGAGGGAGCGTCCCAGGAGGAGATGGAGAGCCGCTTTGAGCTGGAGAAGTCGGAGAGCCTACTGGTGACCCCCTCAG CTGACATTCTGGAGCCTTCTCCACACCCAGACATGCTATGCTTTGTAGAAGACCCCACTTTCGGATATGAGGACTTCACCCGGCGAGGGACTCAGGCGCCCCCTACCTTCCGTGCCCAG GATTATACCTGGGAGGACCACGGATACTCACTGATCCAGCGGCTCTACCCTGAAGGTGGACAGCTGCTGGATGAGAAGTTCCAGGCGGCCTATAGCCTCACCTACAACACCATGGCCATGCACAGCGGGGTGGACACCTCCATGCTCCGCAGGGCCATCTGGAACTACATCCACTGCGTCTTTGGCATCAG GTATGACGACTATGACTACGGGGAGGTGAACCAGCTCCTGGAACGGAACCTCAAGATCTATATCAAGACAGTGGCCTGCTACCCAGAGAAGACCACCCGAAGAATGTACAGCCTCTTCTGGAAGCACTTCCGCCACTCAGAGAAG GTGCACGTGAACTTGCTGCTCCTGGAGGCCCGCATGCAGGCCGCCCTGCTCTATGCCCTCCGAGCCATCACTCGCTACATGACCTGA